In a genomic window of Halobiforma lacisalsi AJ5:
- a CDS encoding thiamine pyrophosphate-dependent enzyme, translating to MSAFNAIGDERETDREEYTPGVEPQPTWCPGCGDFSVLKSLKQALPEVGRNPEEVLTVTGIGCSGKLNSYLDTYGFHTIHGRALPVARAAKLANPDLEVIAAGGDGDGYGIGGNHFIHSARENHDITYIVFNNEIFGLTKGQTSPTSPKGHKSKTQPSGSAKTPIRPLSQSLTAGASYVARTAAVNPNQAKEIIAEAIEHDGFAHVDFLTQCPTWNKDARQYVPYVDVQESDDYDFDVTDREEAAEMMRETENVLNEGTVLTGRYYVDEDRPSYTEEKRAVGEMPDEPLAERYFDDDAEWERSYDLLERHK from the coding sequence ATGAGTGCATTCAACGCGATCGGAGACGAACGAGAGACCGACCGGGAAGAGTATACGCCCGGTGTCGAACCGCAGCCGACCTGGTGTCCGGGCTGTGGCGACTTCAGCGTCCTCAAATCGCTGAAGCAGGCGCTCCCGGAAGTCGGTCGCAACCCCGAAGAAGTACTGACCGTCACCGGGATCGGCTGTTCGGGCAAGCTGAACAGCTACCTGGACACGTACGGCTTCCACACGATCCACGGCCGAGCGCTGCCGGTCGCCCGCGCAGCGAAGCTCGCGAATCCGGACCTCGAGGTCATCGCCGCGGGTGGGGACGGCGACGGCTACGGGATCGGTGGGAACCACTTCATCCACTCTGCCCGCGAGAACCACGACATCACGTACATCGTCTTCAACAACGAGATCTTCGGCCTGACGAAGGGCCAGACCTCGCCGACGAGCCCGAAGGGCCACAAGTCCAAGACCCAGCCCTCGGGGAGCGCGAAGACGCCGATCCGGCCGCTGTCGCAGTCGCTGACCGCTGGCGCGAGCTACGTCGCTCGTACGGCCGCGGTCAACCCTAACCAGGCCAAGGAGATTATCGCGGAAGCGATCGAACACGACGGGTTCGCACACGTCGACTTCCTCACCCAGTGTCCGACCTGGAACAAGGACGCCCGTCAGTACGTCCCGTACGTCGACGTCCAGGAGTCCGACGACTACGACTTCGACGTCACGGACCGGGAGGAAGCCGCCGAGATGATGCGCGAGACCGAGAACGTCCTCAACGAGGGGACCGTCCTCACCGGCCGGTACTACGTCGACGAGGACCGTCCGTCCTACACCGAGGAGAAGCGCGCCGTCGGCGAGATGCCCGACGAACCGCTAGCCGAGCGCTACTTCGACGACGACGCCGAGTGGGAGCGGAGCTACGACCTGCTCGAGCGCCACAAATAA
- a CDS encoding double zinc ribbon domain-containing protein has protein sequence MPSENPAAGSPRECPDCGADAAPDANFCLQCGTVLEESSLPTYCPSCGEPFDRGDEFCSNCGEPRTGLDSSGRSTSSSRTSRSNANSGVDRDRAARRAFRRRVRRYLEAGWTLEHDYGDRVVLVDRDVGSIPVHVVLLVLTGGLGNLLYGWYHYSELAERRHLSVDGRSVRAPGARERSAEGSDATGGNALATLSAYLLTAFFLLIGGVLLMAGLTGGSIAAGLFGLAFAALGLYAAPAFRRRLERRHGITAFGRVRTVDHRVVGPGETDDERCVVCNGPFDGGVVRRRRDETVVAGVPVRTHAMRYNHYCPDCAETDLFGTAAGPAGVDDRDSRPSLDELDRETAADPSERLTDERE, from the coding sequence ATGCCCTCCGAGAACCCGGCGGCCGGTTCGCCCCGCGAGTGCCCCGACTGCGGAGCCGACGCGGCCCCCGACGCGAACTTCTGTCTCCAGTGTGGCACGGTACTCGAGGAGTCGTCGCTGCCGACGTACTGCCCGTCGTGTGGTGAGCCGTTCGACCGCGGCGACGAGTTCTGTTCGAACTGCGGGGAGCCCCGGACCGGCCTCGACTCGAGCGGGAGGTCGACGTCGTCCTCGCGGACCTCCCGCTCGAACGCGAACTCCGGCGTCGATCGGGATCGGGCGGCCCGCCGGGCGTTTCGCCGGCGGGTGCGTCGCTACCTCGAGGCCGGCTGGACACTCGAGCACGATTACGGCGACCGAGTCGTCCTCGTCGACCGCGACGTTGGCTCGATCCCCGTCCACGTCGTCCTCCTCGTTCTCACCGGCGGGCTGGGCAACCTCCTCTACGGCTGGTACCACTACTCCGAACTGGCCGAGCGCCGGCACCTCTCCGTCGACGGCCGGTCAGTCCGGGCTCCGGGGGCGCGGGAGCGGTCCGCGGAGGGATCGGACGCGACCGGCGGGAACGCGCTGGCGACGCTCTCGGCCTACCTGCTGACGGCGTTCTTCCTGCTGATCGGCGGCGTCCTCCTGATGGCGGGGCTCACAGGCGGCTCTATCGCAGCCGGGCTCTTCGGCCTCGCGTTCGCCGCGCTCGGACTCTACGCCGCACCCGCGTTCAGGCGACGCCTCGAGCGCAGACACGGGATCACGGCCTTCGGCCGGGTCCGGACTGTGGACCACCGGGTGGTCGGTCCCGGTGAGACCGACGACGAACGGTGTGTGGTCTGTAACGGCCCGTTCGACGGGGGCGTGGTCCGCCGACGCCGGGACGAGACGGTCGTCGCGGGAGTCCCCGTCCGAACGCACGCGATGCGGTACAACCACTACTGTCCCGACTGTGCCGAGACGGATCTCTTCGGGACCGCCGCGGGGCCGGCAGGGGTCGACGACCGCGACTCGAGGCCGAGCCTGGACGAACTCGATCGGGAAACGGCTGCGGACCCGTCAGAACGGCTGACCGACGAACGGGAGTGA